A stretch of Desulfurivibrio alkaliphilus AHT 2 DNA encodes these proteins:
- the lptA gene encoding lipopolysaccharide transport periplasmic protein LptA, giving the protein MRLYLVVCCLGLLLGAGVAVTYAAEGERAEPVRIEADRMETGDEPNSVLFRGQVVARQGDLVIHADTMTIFHLSQEEQDQLPAGDRRRLKKLYATGQVRVEAEDWIGTGDTLEYTEADRKVLLAGKARAWQEGNLITGRSITLYLDEGRSVVERGETPEERVRAFFYADDDQPKPMAPDDESADHTAPPAEQPPGSPANGDQNPPTVAPEAP; this is encoded by the coding sequence ATGCGACTTTATCTTGTGGTTTGCTGCCTGGGGTTGCTGCTGGGCGCCGGCGTAGCGGTAACTTACGCCGCTGAGGGCGAGCGGGCGGAACCGGTGCGTATCGAGGCGGACCGGATGGAAACCGGCGACGAGCCCAACTCGGTGCTTTTCCGCGGCCAGGTGGTGGCCCGCCAGGGTGATCTGGTGATTCACGCCGACACCATGACCATCTTTCACCTCAGCCAGGAAGAGCAGGACCAGCTGCCGGCCGGGGACCGGCGGCGGCTCAAAAAGCTTTACGCCACCGGCCAGGTCCGGGTGGAGGCCGAGGATTGGATCGGCACCGGCGACACCCTGGAGTACACGGAAGCGGACCGCAAGGTACTGCTGGCCGGCAAGGCCCGCGCCTGGCAGGAAGGCAACCTGATCACCGGCCGCTCGATTACCCTTTACCTCGATGAAGGCCGCAGCGTCGTGGAACGGGGCGAGACCCCCGAAGAACGGGTACGGGCCTTTTTTTACGCCGACGACGACCAGCCCAAGCCCATGGCACCCGACGACGAATCGGCTGATCATACCGCCCCGCCCGCCGAGCAACCGCCAGGCAGCCCGGCAAACGGCGATCAGAACCCGCCGACCGTCGCCCCGGAGGCCCCATGA
- the argB gene encoding acetylglutamate kinase: MNNSLDKAKTLIEALPYLRQFANATVVIKYGGHAMVDEELKKNFALDIILMKYVGINPVVVHGGGPQINRFLDKMQITPSYIQGMRVTDGETMDVVEMVLVGKVNKEIVSLINYHGGRAVGLSGRDGDLITAEKMQIMKEQVENAPPELIDLGRVGRVVGVDAGVLETLDARGFIPVIAPVGVGDDGRAYNINADLVAGAVAAKLKAAKLILLTDVAGVLDKDGGLISSIAAGEVEQFIADGVVGGGMIPKVRCCKEAVAGGVGKAHIIDGRKEHAILLEMFTQSGVGTEIVK; this comes from the coding sequence ATGAACAATAGCCTGGATAAAGCCAAAACCCTGATCGAAGCCCTGCCTTACCTGAGGCAGTTTGCCAATGCCACGGTGGTCATCAAGTACGGCGGCCATGCCATGGTGGATGAGGAGCTGAAAAAAAACTTCGCCCTGGACATCATCCTGATGAAGTACGTCGGTATCAACCCGGTGGTGGTGCACGGCGGCGGGCCGCAGATCAACCGCTTCCTCGACAAAATGCAGATCACCCCCAGCTATATCCAGGGGATGCGGGTTACCGACGGCGAAACCATGGATGTGGTGGAGATGGTGCTGGTGGGCAAGGTGAATAAAGAGATCGTCAGCCTGATCAACTACCACGGCGGCCGGGCGGTGGGGCTTTCCGGCCGGGATGGCGACCTGATCACGGCGGAAAAGATGCAGATCATGAAAGAGCAGGTGGAAAACGCCCCGCCGGAGTTGATTGATCTCGGCCGGGTGGGGCGGGTGGTGGGGGTGGACGCCGGGGTGCTGGAAACCCTGGATGCCCGCGGCTTTATCCCGGTGATCGCGCCGGTGGGGGTGGGTGATGACGGCCGGGCCTACAATATCAACGCCGACCTGGTGGCCGGGGCGGTGGCGGCCAAACTCAAGGCCGCCAAGTTGATCCTGCTCACCGACGTGGCCGGGGTGCTGGATAAGGATGGCGGCCTGATCTCTTCCATCGCCGCCGGCGAGGTGGAACAATTCATCGCCGACGGGGTGGTGGGCGGCGGCATGATCCCCAAGGTTCGCTGCTGCAAAGAGGCGGTGGCCGGCGGGGTGGGCAAGGCCCATATTATCGATGGCCGCAAGGAGCATGCCATTTTGCTGGAAATGTTCACCCAGAGCGGGGTGGGAACGGAGATTGTCAAATGA